The following coding sequences are from one Virgibacillus necropolis window:
- a CDS encoding superoxide dismutase family protein: MLRNVMIVVVLIFLVGCQNDGRTSLKVDMYNPSGDMVGTATLKEQPEGVSVKVKVEGLKPGLHGIHVHEFPKCEGPDFKSAGNHFNPEGKDHGAMHPKGPHLGDLPNVEADSSGVVDVELMLAGATMLEGKKSLFKDQGKSLIIHSDMDDGVSQPSGDSGERLICGEIKLKAEGSKESPPDPTENNEEKKK, encoded by the coding sequence ATGTTACGTAATGTAATGATTGTAGTAGTGTTAATTTTTCTTGTAGGATGTCAGAATGATGGCCGAACCTCATTAAAAGTTGATATGTATAACCCATCTGGTGATATGGTTGGAACTGCTACGCTTAAAGAACAACCTGAAGGCGTATCCGTAAAGGTGAAAGTGGAAGGATTGAAACCTGGATTACACGGGATTCATGTTCATGAATTTCCAAAATGTGAGGGGCCAGATTTTAAGAGTGCAGGAAATCACTTTAATCCTGAAGGCAAGGACCATGGTGCGATGCATCCTAAGGGGCCACACTTAGGGGATTTGCCAAACGTAGAAGCGGATTCGAGCGGGGTAGTAGATGTTGAATTAATGCTAGCTGGTGCAACGATGTTAGAAGGAAAGAAGTCACTATTTAAAGATCAAGGTAAGTCACTCATCATTCATAGTGATATGGACGATGGAGTTAGCCAACCTAGTGGCGATTCAGGAGAGCGATTAATTTGTGGCGAAATTAAGCTGAAAGCAGAAGGTTCCAAGGAATCTCCACCAGATCCAACTGAAAATAATGAAGAAAAGAAAAAATAG
- a CDS encoding MalY/PatB family protein — translation MINFTDVHNRKQTRSVKWDILQTVFQSEEVLPMWVADMDFQIPRPVIDALVERSKHGIFGYTILDNHVKDAIANWLERRHDWSIDTDWLTFSPGVVTSIHMAVQAFTEPKDKVLIQTPVYTPFYNVIKKHDREVVKNPLIYNDNSYQIDFEDFEEKLKSGVKAFILCSPHNPVGRVWQQEELRRMADLCLTYDVLMISDEIHSDLTFPGNKHTPLASLSDDISQQTITFMSPSKTFNLAGLQASYIITTDEEKRTILTDQLESQGHHMLNTMGNVALESAYLHGDEWLDELRNVLQDHKNYVADMFHQHTNELKVIDSEGTYLLWIDCSGLDLDDKSLNSFMIEKAKVGLNTGIEYGEEGKQFMRMNIACPRDTLEDGVKRIIEAVHSR, via the coding sequence ATGATAAATTTTACTGATGTGCACAATCGGAAGCAAACAAGATCCGTTAAATGGGACATTCTTCAAACCGTTTTTCAATCGGAAGAGGTACTGCCAATGTGGGTTGCAGATATGGATTTTCAAATACCAAGGCCTGTCATTGATGCATTAGTGGAACGTTCTAAGCACGGGATTTTCGGTTATACTATTCTTGATAACCATGTAAAGGATGCAATTGCTAATTGGCTAGAAAGACGCCATGACTGGTCAATAGACACGGATTGGCTCACGTTCAGCCCTGGTGTTGTCACAAGTATACATATGGCTGTTCAGGCCTTTACTGAACCGAAAGATAAAGTGCTAATTCAGACCCCAGTATATACACCCTTTTACAATGTAATTAAAAAGCATGACCGTGAAGTTGTGAAAAATCCGTTAATCTATAATGATAACTCGTATCAGATCGACTTCGAAGACTTTGAGGAAAAACTTAAAAGTGGTGTAAAAGCATTTATTTTATGTTCTCCACATAATCCAGTGGGAAGAGTTTGGCAACAGGAAGAATTAAGAAGAATGGCTGATCTTTGTTTAACCTATGATGTATTAATGATAAGCGATGAGATACACAGTGATTTAACTTTTCCTGGCAATAAGCATACGCCACTCGCATCTTTATCAGATGATATTAGTCAACAAACCATAACATTTATGTCACCATCAAAAACATTTAATTTAGCTGGTTTGCAGGCATCCTATATTATCACTACTGATGAGGAAAAACGGACAATCCTTACCGACCAGTTAGAAAGCCAAGGTCATCATATGCTTAACACCATGGGTAACGTTGCTTTAGAATCCGCATATTTACACGGAGACGAGTGGCTCGATGAATTACGAAATGTTCTACAAGACCATAAGAATTATGTTGCAGACATGTTTCATCAACATACCAATGAATTAAAAGTTATTGACTCAGAAGGAACCTATTTATTATGGATAGATTGTAGTGGACTTGATTTAGATGATAAATCCTTAAATAGCTTTATGATTGAAAAAGCAAAAGTAGGACTTAATACAGGGATTGAATACGGTGAGGAAGGTAAACAGTTTATGCGTATGAATATTGCCTGTCCTAGAGATACACTTGAAGATGGAGTTAAACGGATTATCGAAGCTGTCCATAGTAGATAA
- a CDS encoding M20 family metallopeptidase — translation MTVVTQSLEKIKQRIIENVEENRDQYIKTSHAIHDRPEIGNEEFFASELLTDTLGKEGFTVEKGVAGHETAFLAKRKGEKEGLRIGFLAEYDALPGIGHACGHNIIGTTSVAAAIALSKVIDEVGGELVVLGTPAEEGGPNGSAKGSFVKAGLLDDIDAAIMLHPGNETNLTGPSLAVDPLDFEFFGKPAHASVQPDKGINALDGVIQLFNGINALRQHLPSDVRIHGIIPNGGDAPNIVPEYAKARFFIRAATRSVLNEVTEKVSAIANGAALATGATVKINSFQNEVDNFVINRNFDNVFKDVAESLGEIVNTEEREGLGSTDAGNVSQVVPTIHPHIKIGSSDLVGHTVEFREAARSEKGDQALIVGAEAIALTVLELLTNRLTYDEIYQEFKEQTQPPN, via the coding sequence ATGACTGTAGTTACACAAAGCTTGGAAAAAATAAAACAACGTATTATTGAAAATGTAGAAGAAAACAGGGATCAATATATTAAAACAAGTCATGCGATCCACGATAGGCCCGAGATTGGAAATGAGGAATTTTTTGCTTCTGAATTGTTAACAGACACTCTAGGTAAGGAAGGCTTCACTGTTGAAAAAGGGGTTGCTGGACATGAAACAGCATTTCTGGCTAAAAGAAAAGGCGAAAAAGAAGGGCTTCGAATTGGATTTTTAGCTGAGTATGATGCCTTGCCGGGAATAGGTCATGCATGTGGCCATAATATCATTGGAACGACAAGTGTTGCAGCAGCCATCGCATTAAGTAAAGTGATTGATGAAGTCGGCGGGGAACTGGTTGTACTCGGGACTCCTGCTGAAGAAGGTGGGCCAAATGGTAGCGCAAAAGGAAGCTTTGTGAAAGCTGGGTTACTAGATGACATTGACGCAGCAATCATGCTTCATCCTGGAAATGAGACGAATTTAACGGGGCCTAGTTTGGCAGTTGATCCACTGGATTTTGAATTTTTTGGTAAACCAGCACATGCTTCCGTACAACCAGATAAAGGAATCAATGCTTTAGATGGAGTAATTCAATTGTTTAATGGAATTAACGCATTACGACAACACCTGCCATCTGATGTAAGGATTCATGGTATTATCCCAAACGGCGGCGATGCGCCAAATATCGTTCCAGAATATGCTAAGGCACGGTTTTTTATCCGGGCAGCAACAAGGTCAGTATTAAATGAAGTTACAGAAAAGGTTAGCGCTATTGCAAATGGGGCAGCTCTTGCTACAGGGGCAACTGTAAAAATTAACTCATTCCAAAATGAAGTAGATAATTTTGTTATTAACCGAAACTTCGATAACGTGTTTAAAGATGTAGCAGAAAGCCTTGGAGAAATAGTTAACACAGAGGAACGAGAAGGATTAGGATCCACCGATGCAGGAAATGTTAGTCAAGTTGTTCCTACTATTCATCCACATATTAAAATAGGTTCAAGCGACTTAGTTGGACATACCGTTGAATTCAGAGAAGCGGCTAGATCTGAAAAGGGAGATCAAGCACTAATTGTAGGAGCGGAAGCAATAGCTTTAACCGTACTGGAACTTTTAACAAATCGATTAACATACGATGAAATTTATCAAGAATTTAAAGAACAAACACAACCTCCCAACTAA
- a CDS encoding methionine ABC transporter permease, producing MLVDFDQIMVATGETITMVAFSLIFATVIGLPLGILLVVTRKGHLWENAAIFSVLNSIVNLFRSIPFIILLVVVIPFTRLIVGTSIGTAAAIVPMVLFSGPYIARLIENSLLEVDPGVMEAAQSMGATPRQIITRFLIPEALSSLLLGLTIATIGLVGASAMAGAIGGGGLGDLAITYGYQRFDTVVMIITVAILVVMVQALQTTGNILSRKIRRR from the coding sequence ATGTTAGTTGACTTTGATCAAATTATGGTGGCAACAGGAGAAACCATTACAATGGTCGCATTTTCGTTAATTTTTGCTACGGTAATCGGTTTGCCGCTCGGAATTTTATTAGTTGTAACACGAAAAGGACATTTATGGGAGAACGCTGCTATTTTTAGTGTACTAAATTCAATTGTGAACTTATTCCGTTCCATACCATTTATTATTCTTTTGGTGGTAGTTATACCATTTACCAGGTTGATCGTTGGAACCTCGATAGGAACTGCTGCGGCAATCGTCCCAATGGTTTTATTTTCTGGTCCTTATATTGCCAGGTTGATAGAAAACTCACTGTTAGAAGTTGATCCTGGTGTAATGGAAGCGGCGCAATCGATGGGAGCGACACCGAGACAAATCATTACCCGTTTTTTAATACCAGAAGCATTAAGCTCACTACTATTGGGATTAACAATTGCAACAATAGGACTTGTTGGCGCTTCCGCTATGGCTGGTGCGATTGGTGGAGGAGGACTTGGTGATTTAGCCATTACATATGGATACCAACGATTCGATACGGTAGTGATGATTATTACAGTAGCCATTCTTGTTGTAATGGTGCAAGCATTACAAACGACAGGAAATATTTTATCTAGAAAAATCAGGCGAAGATAA
- a CDS encoding glucose-6-phosphate isomerase, with amino-acid sequence MTHINFSYKKAIPFLNENELNQMNEYVSVAHHTLHNKSGAGNDFLGWLDLPNTFDQEEFNRIKASAEKIKNDSDVLLVIGIGGSYLGSRAAIEMLNHSFSHLLSKKERKAPQIIFVGHHISSTYMQELLDVLADKEVSINIISKSGTTTEPAIAFRIFRDFLEKKYGENEAKKRIYATTDKEKGALKKLASEEGYESFIIPDDVGGRYSVLTAVGLLPIAASGISIDDMMEGARQATADLAEETLEKNPAYQYAAIRNVLYNKGKTIEMLVNYEPQLQYVAEWWKQLFGESEGKDQKGIFPASANFTTDLHSLGQYIQDGRRDLFETVLHVNSSKKELTVKEDKQNLDGLNYLTGKTLHEINDKAYQGTMIAHNDGNVPNLVIELPALDAYTFGYMVYFFEKACAISGYLLGVNPFDQPGVEAYKKNMFALLGKPGFEDAKKELEKRI; translated from the coding sequence ATGACACACATTAATTTTTCTTATAAAAAAGCAATTCCTTTTCTAAATGAAAATGAACTAAACCAAATGAATGAATATGTATCTGTAGCCCATCATACATTACATAATAAATCTGGTGCAGGTAATGATTTTCTAGGTTGGTTAGACTTACCTAATACGTTTGATCAAGAAGAATTCAACCGAATAAAAGCAAGCGCTGAAAAAATTAAAAATGATTCAGATGTTTTGCTTGTAATTGGTATTGGCGGTTCCTACTTGGGATCTCGTGCAGCAATTGAAATGTTAAACCATTCTTTTTCCCATTTATTGAGCAAAAAAGAACGGAAGGCTCCTCAGATTATTTTTGTTGGCCATCATATTAGTTCAACGTACATGCAAGAGTTACTTGATGTTTTAGCGGATAAAGAAGTTTCTATAAATATTATTTCTAAAAGTGGAACAACAACAGAACCAGCGATTGCCTTCCGCATTTTCCGCGATTTTCTTGAGAAGAAATACGGAGAAAATGAAGCAAAAAAACGAATTTATGCAACTACCGATAAAGAAAAAGGCGCACTAAAAAAACTTGCATCTGAGGAAGGCTATGAAAGCTTTATTATTCCAGATGATGTCGGGGGGCGTTACTCGGTTTTAACAGCCGTCGGATTATTACCAATTGCTGCAAGTGGAATTTCCATTGATGACATGATGGAAGGTGCTAGACAGGCTACAGCGGATTTGGCCGAAGAAACCCTTGAAAAGAATCCTGCATATCAATATGCCGCTATACGTAACGTTCTGTATAACAAAGGAAAGACCATTGAAATGTTGGTCAATTATGAACCACAGCTTCAATATGTTGCTGAGTGGTGGAAGCAATTATTTGGCGAAAGTGAAGGAAAAGATCAAAAAGGAATTTTCCCTGCTTCAGCTAATTTCACGACCGATTTGCACTCATTAGGTCAATATATTCAAGATGGCAGACGCGATTTGTTTGAAACGGTTTTACATGTCAATTCATCTAAAAAAGAACTAACCGTAAAAGAAGACAAACAAAATTTAGATGGCTTAAATTATTTAACAGGGAAAACACTTCATGAAATAAATGATAAAGCATACCAGGGAACGATGATTGCGCACAATGACGGGAATGTTCCAAACTTAGTGATTGAATTACCAGCACTTGACGCGTACACATTTGGGTACATGGTTTACTTTTTTGAAAAAGCTTGTGCCATTAGTGGTTACTTATTAGGTGTTAATCCATTTGATCAACCAGGCGTTGAGGCTTACAAGAAAAATATGTTCGCTCTTTTAGGAAAACCTGGATTTGAGGATGCGAAAAAAGAATTAGAAAAACGAATCTAA
- a CDS encoding thioredoxin family protein — translation MTLNEWYEKGMSPDTYIESMEKHKENLLHIYDHFTIPSDEEFFQHISSKQLRVLVLTEDWCGDAMLNVPILLRIAEHTNMDVALFPRDANLELMDQYLTNGKSRSIPIFVFIDEAGNEVAKWGPRADKIQQFLDDSRTNLPDKDAGDYKEKLNEMLLFMTKSFRDNTDFWDEVYQSIKKTIQ, via the coding sequence ATGACGTTAAACGAGTGGTATGAAAAAGGGATGTCACCTGATACATATATAGAATCAATGGAAAAACATAAAGAAAACCTATTACATATTTATGATCACTTCACAATTCCGAGTGACGAGGAGTTTTTCCAACATATAAGTAGTAAGCAACTTCGTGTATTGGTTTTGACAGAAGATTGGTGTGGAGATGCCATGTTAAATGTACCAATTTTACTTCGTATTGCTGAGCATACCAATATGGACGTGGCTTTATTTCCAAGAGACGCAAATCTGGAACTTATGGATCAATATCTTACGAATGGAAAATCAAGATCCATACCGATATTTGTTTTTATCGATGAAGCAGGTAATGAAGTTGCAAAATGGGGACCACGGGCAGATAAGATCCAGCAATTTCTTGACGACTCTCGTACAAATTTACCTGATAAGGATGCTGGTGACTACAAAGAAAAACTAAATGAAATGCTACTTTTCATGACCAAATCATTTCGTGATAATACCGATTTCTGGGATGAAGTGTATCAAAGCATTAAAAAAACAATACAATAA
- a CDS encoding YugN-like family protein yields MVPIESTIENTIFSLYVLEELLKPEGFVIGSSWDYDSGYFDYLIDNKDTYYFLRIPFYAVAGSLDYPGVTVRVDKPFLLAHQYQKGNDETAESGALSGAVNQFQSPSNPDADLPPEYINMGKDMVKKMEGLLIPSR; encoded by the coding sequence ATGGTTCCTATAGAGTCTACTATTGAAAATACAATTTTCTCCTTATACGTCTTGGAAGAATTATTAAAACCAGAAGGATTTGTCATCGGTTCTAGTTGGGATTACGATAGTGGGTACTTTGACTATTTAATTGATAATAAAGATACTTATTATTTTTTACGAATTCCATTTTACGCTGTAGCTGGTTCACTTGATTACCCAGGAGTTACGGTTCGTGTTGACAAGCCATTTTTGCTAGCCCATCAATATCAAAAAGGAAATGATGAAACAGCAGAAAGTGGTGCGTTAAGCGGTGCAGTGAATCAATTCCAATCCCCTTCCAACCCTGATGCTGATTTACCACCTGAATATATTAATATGGGAAAAGACATGGTGAAAAAGATGGAAGGGTTACTCATTCCAAGCAGATAA
- a CDS encoding methionine ABC transporter ATP-binding protein encodes MITFENVTKVYQGNGTQVKALDNVDLHIEKGEIYGVIGFSGAGKSSLVRCVNLLERPTSGKVIVNEQDLLSLTPKELREAKRNIGMIFQHFNLLNSKTVFTNVAMPLLLMNTPKEEVKQRVYEMLDFVGLRDKADNYPDQLSGGQKQRVGIARALATQPSVLLCDEATSALDPQTTDDILKLLKKINQEYKITILIITHEMGVIREICDKVAVLENGKVIESGSTFDVFAQPKTKTAHNFVSTVMHDEIPESVYRLIRSQEATNQIYRIVFVGETAGYPLLSQIAKKFDVEVNVLFGSITELQGTSLGNLIVKFEGAAKEISRVIMHINQQKVTIKEVLEDVS; translated from the coding sequence ATGATTACTTTTGAGAACGTAACAAAGGTTTATCAAGGAAACGGTACACAAGTAAAAGCATTAGACAATGTTGATTTACATATTGAAAAAGGAGAAATATATGGGGTTATCGGTTTTAGTGGTGCTGGGAAAAGCTCACTCGTGCGTTGTGTGAATCTGCTTGAACGTCCTACATCAGGAAAAGTTATTGTAAACGAACAGGATCTGCTCAGTCTTACGCCAAAAGAACTACGGGAAGCAAAGCGAAATATTGGAATGATTTTTCAACACTTCAACCTGCTAAATTCAAAAACAGTTTTTACCAATGTGGCAATGCCATTACTGCTAATGAACACTCCAAAGGAAGAAGTGAAACAACGAGTTTATGAGATGTTAGATTTTGTTGGGTTACGTGATAAGGCAGATAATTATCCAGACCAACTTTCAGGTGGGCAAAAACAACGAGTAGGAATTGCACGAGCATTAGCAACTCAGCCATCTGTATTATTGTGCGATGAAGCAACATCAGCGCTTGATCCACAGACGACGGATGACATTTTAAAGCTTTTGAAAAAAATTAATCAAGAGTATAAGATCACGATTTTAATCATTACACATGAGATGGGAGTTATCCGTGAAATATGTGATAAGGTCGCAGTGCTTGAGAATGGAAAGGTGATTGAATCAGGATCTACTTTCGATGTGTTTGCTCAACCAAAAACAAAAACTGCTCATAATTTCGTTAGCACGGTCATGCATGATGAAATACCAGAATCTGTTTACCGGTTAATTCGCTCGCAAGAAGCAACCAATCAAATTTATCGGATTGTGTTTGTCGGTGAAACTGCTGGATATCCACTTCTATCGCAAATAGCTAAAAAATTCGATGTGGAAGTAAACGTGTTGTTTGGTAGTATCACAGAATTACAAGGAACATCACTCGGTAATTTGATTGTAAAGTTTGAAGGTGCCGCGAAAGAGATTAGTAGGGTTATTATGCATATTAACCAACAAAAGGTAACAATCAAGGAGGTGTTAGAAGATGTTAGTTGA
- a CDS encoding M20/M25/M40 family metallo-hydrolase, with translation MGQTNRGFLLELLKTPSPSSNEMQIQKKWINYVQDFADEIRTDNAGNAIGVLNPDAPFKVLLAGHCDEIALVINRVDEKGFLHFDKMGGINPKAAVGMKVTVLGYEKTVTGVIGVNAQHHGGLKNEFGLEDLFIDCGCTSKEEMEKYVQIGDLAVYKTDPELLMDRYVAGRGLDNRTGSFIVAEVLKRLADQGCNVGVYAASTVNEETNMGGAYFAAAGIEPTMAIACDVTFATDYPTVDKNKHGDVRLDGGPVLAKGAPINIKINKLLEKTAKSLDMDVQYELTPRMTGTDADKMRLTGRGVPVSLVSLPLRYMHSPVETASLKDIDEEIELLVAMIANLTGEESLNPLED, from the coding sequence ATGGGTCAGACAAACAGAGGTTTTTTATTAGAATTATTAAAAACTCCGTCACCATCAAGTAATGAAATGCAAATTCAGAAAAAGTGGATAAACTATGTTCAAGATTTTGCCGACGAAATTCGTACGGATAATGCTGGTAACGCAATCGGTGTGTTAAACCCAGATGCACCTTTTAAAGTATTACTTGCAGGGCATTGTGATGAAATTGCGTTAGTCATTAACCGTGTCGATGAAAAAGGATTCTTGCATTTTGATAAGATGGGTGGGATTAACCCAAAAGCAGCTGTAGGAATGAAAGTTACAGTCCTCGGCTATGAAAAAACAGTGACTGGTGTTATCGGTGTGAATGCACAGCACCACGGCGGTCTTAAAAATGAATTCGGACTTGAGGATTTATTTATTGATTGTGGATGTACATCCAAAGAAGAAATGGAAAAATACGTGCAAATAGGGGATCTCGCTGTATATAAAACAGATCCAGAACTATTAATGGATCGTTATGTAGCAGGCCGTGGTTTGGATAACCGCACAGGTTCATTTATCGTTGCAGAGGTCCTAAAGAGATTGGCTGATCAAGGCTGTAATGTAGGAGTTTATGCTGCAAGTACGGTAAACGAAGAAACGAATATGGGTGGGGCTTATTTTGCTGCTGCAGGTATTGAACCAACGATGGCAATTGCTTGCGACGTTACGTTTGCAACCGATTATCCAACCGTTGATAAAAATAAACATGGTGATGTTCGTTTAGATGGTGGTCCAGTGCTTGCAAAAGGTGCACCGATAAACATCAAAATCAACAAACTGCTTGAAAAAACGGCTAAAAGCTTAGATATGGATGTACAATATGAATTAACACCAAGAATGACAGGTACAGATGCTGACAAGATGCGTTTAACGGGACGCGGTGTACCAGTATCACTTGTTTCATTACCATTACGATACATGCATTCACCAGTGGAAACAGCTAGCTTAAAGGATATTGATGAAGAAATTGAGTTACTTGTAGCAATGATCGCGAATTTAACTGGCGAGGAAAGTTTAAATCCATTAGAAGATTGA
- a CDS encoding potassium channel family protein, with amino-acid sequence MRIELFKHIYFRLPIVLRLLISVFLLMLSFGTVIHFVEPNEFPTIFDGVWWAFVTGATVGYGDYVPLTVPGKVIGILLILSGGGLITFYITTVSAETIKHENSLSKGKVAYKGSDHIIIVGWNERTRQLVDIIMSKDKLTEIVLIDYSLQQLPYQQIPVHFIHGDASEDETLLKANIDKAKSVLITADSTKKEKLADHHTILTTVAIRGNNKSVPLVTEILSDKQMDNALRAGATSVVQPNNFLSSMLYHELFFPKTNNPVELVINLLENQQFIKRTLPADLANKSYMSGVIHFLEGHQLLLVVIRNDKWRINPSPDFLLKSGDAVITLSAWNE; translated from the coding sequence ATGCGTATTGAACTATTTAAACATATTTATTTTCGGTTACCAATTGTTTTACGACTATTAATTTCTGTATTTCTCCTTATGCTCTCGTTTGGTACTGTAATTCATTTTGTTGAGCCAAATGAGTTTCCAACTATTTTTGATGGTGTTTGGTGGGCGTTTGTAACCGGAGCAACAGTTGGCTATGGTGATTATGTACCGTTAACAGTTCCTGGAAAGGTTATAGGTATTCTGTTAATTTTATCTGGTGGAGGGCTAATCACTTTTTATATTACGACTGTATCAGCGGAAACCATTAAACACGAAAACAGTTTATCTAAAGGAAAAGTTGCATACAAAGGAAGCGATCACATTATTATAGTTGGCTGGAATGAGCGCACCAGACAACTAGTTGATATCATCATGTCTAAAGATAAACTTACTGAAATTGTGCTCATTGATTACAGCTTACAGCAGCTACCTTATCAACAAATACCTGTACACTTTATACATGGTGATGCTAGTGAAGATGAGACACTTTTAAAGGCAAACATAGACAAAGCCAAATCTGTTTTAATTACGGCAGATTCAACTAAAAAGGAAAAACTAGCTGATCATCACACTATTTTAACAACAGTAGCCATAAGAGGAAATAACAAATCGGTACCTTTAGTAACAGAAATCTTGTCGGATAAACAAATGGATAATGCATTACGAGCAGGTGCTACCTCTGTCGTTCAGCCAAATAACTTTTTAAGTAGTATGCTCTATCACGAGCTATTTTTTCCGAAAACGAATAACCCCGTTGAATTAGTAATAAATCTTTTGGAAAACCAACAGTTTATAAAACGTACACTTCCCGCAGATTTAGCGAATAAGAGTTACATGAGTGGAGTAATTCATTTCCTTGAAGGGCACCAGCTTTTACTTGTCGTAATTCGTAATGATAAATGGCGTATAAATCCATCACCAGACTTTTTATTAAAGTCAGGTGATGCTGTAATCACTTTATCTGCTTGGAATGAGTAA
- a CDS encoding MetQ/NlpA family ABC transporter substrate-binding protein, protein MKRIGLLLFISLAVITSACSNDESTVSVGISGSDTTIWDFIAEKAKEEGINVEIVKFSDYVQPNLALAEGEIDANAFQTVSYFDSFIKEHDLDLVPIATTVIAPMGLYSDKYDSPEEIPEGSSIALPKEATNMGRALLLLQSAGLIKLEENFDGNGSVDKIVENPKNLKFETLVAAQTPRVLPDVAASIINNGIAVDAGFSPLGDSIFHENETATPYINIIAVQEKNKDDKTLQKLADIYQSEEVKELIQKEYDGNQIPTFVPLSNIGW, encoded by the coding sequence ATGAAAAGAATTGGACTTTTATTATTTATAAGTTTAGCGGTGATAACTAGTGCCTGCTCAAATGACGAATCAACTGTTTCAGTAGGAATTAGCGGCTCTGACACAACGATTTGGGATTTTATTGCAGAAAAGGCGAAAGAAGAGGGAATTAACGTTGAAATCGTTAAATTTTCCGACTATGTACAACCAAACTTGGCACTTGCTGAAGGGGAAATCGATGCGAATGCCTTTCAAACAGTTTCTTATTTCGATTCATTTATAAAAGAACATGATTTGGATTTAGTACCAATTGCAACTACAGTTATAGCGCCAATGGGTCTTTATTCCGATAAATATGATTCACCTGAAGAAATTCCAGAAGGTTCGTCAATTGCCTTACCAAAGGAAGCAACAAATATGGGACGTGCATTATTACTCCTTCAGTCAGCTGGTTTAATTAAATTAGAAGAAAATTTTGATGGTAATGGTTCAGTAGATAAGATTGTAGAAAACCCAAAAAATTTAAAGTTTGAAACACTTGTGGCTGCTCAAACTCCAAGGGTCTTACCAGATGTAGCTGCATCTATTATTAATAATGGTATTGCAGTTGATGCTGGATTTAGTCCATTAGGCGATTCTATTTTTCATGAAAATGAAACAGCTACACCATATATAAATATTATTGCTGTTCAAGAAAAAAACAAAGATGACAAAACACTGCAGAAGCTAGCAGATATTTATCAATCAGAAGAAGTAAAGGAGTTAATCCAAAAAGAGTATGATGGAAATCAGATACCAACATTTGTACCGTTAAGTAATATTGGCTGGTAA
- the yugI gene encoding S1 domain-containing post-transcriptional regulator GSP13, translated as MTDKFETGQVIEGKVTGIQPYGAFVALDDETQGLVHISEVTHGYVKDINDHLTVGDEVNVKVLNVDSEKNKVSLSIRATEEAPKKQTKAPRKQPVQQQQQDSSAGFNTLKDKLEEWIEQSEEREETYKS; from the coding sequence ATGACAGACAAGTTTGAAACTGGTCAAGTTATAGAAGGAAAAGTTACAGGAATTCAACCATACGGCGCATTTGTCGCTTTAGATGATGAAACACAAGGATTGGTTCATATCTCTGAGGTAACGCACGGTTATGTGAAAGATATTAATGATCACTTAACAGTCGGTGATGAAGTAAATGTTAAAGTATTAAACGTTGATTCTGAAAAAAATAAAGTGTCATTATCTATCCGCGCTACAGAAGAAGCACCAAAGAAACAAACAAAAGCACCTAGAAAACAACCTGTTCAACAACAGCAACAGGATAGTTCAGCTGGTTTTAACACGTTAAAAGATAAGCTGGAAGAATGGATTGAACAATCCGAAGAACGAGAAGAAACATACAAAAGTTAA